The DNA segment GAATATAAATATTTCCAGTATCCGCTCCCCGACCTGATCACAGAAATCCGGGAAAGCATTTATCCATTTCTTGCCCCAATTGCCAATCAGTGGATGCAAGTGCTTCACCTCGACAAATCCTTCCCCATAAGTCATGAGGAGCTAAAAAAAACCTGCCATGAAAATGGGCAAACGAAACCTACCGTTCTGATTCTTAAATATGGCCCCGGAGGTTTTAACACCCTTCATCAGGATTTATATGGAGAAATTTATTTCCCTATGCAGCTGGTTCTCTTTTTAAATGAACCCGGGAAAGATTATACGGGAGGTGAGTTTGTGCTGACCGAACAAATTCCAAGAGCGCAGTCCAAGGCAAATGTGCTTCGCCCAAAAAGAGGTGACATGCTCATCTTCAGCACCAATTTCCGGCCTGCAAAAGGAAGTAAAGGTTATTACAGGGTAAACATGAAACACGGCGTAAGTCCTTTACACAGCGGACAAAGGCATACTTTAGGCATCATTTTTCATGACGCACTGACTTAGGTCCTTCGCATTTTTTCTTATATTCAAGGCTGATTTATCCGATGCCTATGTTTACTGAAACCCTTTTTCTTGTGCTGGTCCTTCTTTTTGCAGTGTTTATGCTCACTATGCTGGCACAGAAGTTAAAAATATCTTATCCTATATTTCTGGTGATCGCCGGATTGGGCATCAGCTTTATTCCGGGGATCCCAAAGGTGGAGATTGAACCGGAAATGATATTTCTGATTTTCCTTCCACCTCTACTCTATGAATCTGCCTGGTATACTTCCTGGAATGACTTTTGGAAATGGAAAAGGCCTATTGGAATGCTGGCTTTTGGCCTTGTATTCTTTACTTCGATCCTCGTCGCCTATATCTCCAGCTCGATGATTCCAGGTTTTACCCTGGCCATGGGCTTTTTATTGGGAGGAATCATTTCTCCACCCGATGCAGTCGCTGCAAATTCGGTATTGAAAAATATTAAAATCCCAAAACGGCTGACCACTGTGCTGGAAGGAGAAAGCCTGATTAATGACGCTTCCAGTTTAATTGTCTTCCGCTTTGCGCTTGCAGCAATACTTTCCGGACAGTTTTCCATGCAGCAGGCAGTCGGACAGTTTTTCCTTGCTGCTGGAATGGGGATCGTTATCGGACTGGCGATTGCCCATCTTGTCTATGTGGTGCATCGCTTTCTACCTACTACCCCTAGTATTGATGCCGCATTGACAATTATGACTCCATATTTTATGTACATCGGAGCAGAACACTTCCATTTTTCGGGAGTAATGGCGGTAGTTAGCGGAGGATTATTCCTCTCCTACAGGTCTCATGAAATTTTTGCCCATAGCAATTCCAGGATACAGGCAGTCGGGGTCTGGGCAACGCTCGCATTTGTTTTAAATGGTCTGGTCTTTATTCTGATTGGCTTAGAACTACCTGTGATTATGGAAAGTCTGGGTGATTACTCCATCGGTCAGGCCATCAATTATGGATTGATCATTAGCGTCGTCATCATTGTAATCCGCTTATTATATGTGATGCTCATCGCTTATGTTCCGGCATGGCTGGGCAACCGGAAAAGAGCTGACCCGGTAAATCCGCTCTGGAAAGGACCGGTTATTGTAGGCTGGGCCGGTATGAGGGGCGTAGTATCCCTCGCTTCTGCCCTTTCTATCCCTTTGTTAATGAACAATGGAGCAGCTTTCCCTCATCGGAGTCTCATCCTCTTTATCACCTTCGTGGTGATCCTGGTAACTCTGGTATTTCAGGGGCTGACTTTACCTTTAGTGATCAAGTGGACCAGGATTAAAGAGATTGATGATTTTCCACCGGAAGGAGAACAGGAAGCGGGAATTCGCCTGCGACTGATACAGGTTTCACTCAAAAGGCTGGAAGAAAAGTTTGCAAAGGAAGTCAGGGAGAATGAGCTTGTCGGTTTCCTGAAGGAACAAATGGAAAGCGACCGCTCTATTGAGAACCAGCGACTGGAATCTTTGGAATGCGATTCCATAAGAAAGGAAGAACTGGAATTCTACAATTCCATTTTAATGGACTTATATATGGTACAACGCAAAGAGTTACACCTATTACGTAAAGAAAACCGTTACAGCGACGAAGAAATCAGGAAACAGGAAAGCCAACTGGATCTTGATGAGGCTAAAATCAATTAGCTTTTTCCCTTCCTCAACATATGTACATGTTTGGCAGTTAAAGGAGGCGGTACTTTGTTTCATAAAACAAAAAGAATATGAAACGACTACTGTTTATTTTAACTGCAATTTTCTTTGCAGACGCAGTTTTTGCCGCAAAAGTTGATACACTAAAGGTGTATAGCGAAACGATGAAGAAAGACATCACTTGCCTTTTTATCAGTCCGCAGGGAGCTAAAAAGCCTAAAGAAAAGAAGCACTACCCTACAGTGTACCTGTTGCACGGTTACACCGGAGATGCAAAAAGAACTTTAAAACTGGATATCCCAGACCTGAAAGCTCAGGCAGATGCCCTTCAAATGATCATTGTCCTTGCCGATGGCGGATACAACAGCTGGTATTTCGACAGTCCGCTGAATGAAAAAATCAGATACGAAAGCTTTATTACCAAAGAACTCGTTCAATTTACGGACAAGACCTACCCTACCATTGCAGATAGAACGAAAAGGGCCATCTATGGCTGGAGCATGGGCGGACATGGCGCTTTGTATCTCGCTATACGTCATAAAGAATTATATGGGGCAGCGGGCAGTATTTGTGGAGCCGTAGATTTCAGAGCAGCGACAAAAGGTTACGACATTGAAAAAAGTCTTGGAGACTATGCAGGTCATGAAAAAAGCTGGGAGGAACATACCGTAAACTATAATGTAAACATGCTCAAAAATCAGGAATTAAAACTGATCATAGATTGCGGGCTACAAGATCCTCTTCTGGAAGTCAACAGAGCCTTACATCAGAAACTGATGGCCCTGAAAATTGACCATGATTATATCGAACGTCCAGGTGTGCACGACAAT comes from the Pedobacter sp. FW305-3-2-15-E-R2A2 genome and includes:
- a CDS encoding 2OG-Fe(II) oxygenase, which codes for MNKIIERLKDTNWDKATNELHDQGHTTLKNMLTKEECDQLIQAYQADHTYRKTITMERYRFGLGEYKYFQYPLPDLITEIRESIYPFLAPIANQWMQVLHLDKSFPISHEELKKTCHENGQTKPTVLILKYGPGGFNTLHQDLYGEIYFPMQLVLFLNEPGKDYTGGEFVLTEQIPRAQSKANVLRPKRGDMLIFSTNFRPAKGSKGYYRVNMKHGVSPLHSGQRHTLGIIFHDALT
- a CDS encoding Na+/H+ antiporter; the protein is MFTETLFLVLVLLFAVFMLTMLAQKLKISYPIFLVIAGLGISFIPGIPKVEIEPEMIFLIFLPPLLYESAWYTSWNDFWKWKRPIGMLAFGLVFFTSILVAYISSSMIPGFTLAMGFLLGGIISPPDAVAANSVLKNIKIPKRLTTVLEGESLINDASSLIVFRFALAAILSGQFSMQQAVGQFFLAAGMGIVIGLAIAHLVYVVHRFLPTTPSIDAALTIMTPYFMYIGAEHFHFSGVMAVVSGGLFLSYRSHEIFAHSNSRIQAVGVWATLAFVLNGLVFILIGLELPVIMESLGDYSIGQAINYGLIISVVIIVIRLLYVMLIAYVPAWLGNRKRADPVNPLWKGPVIVGWAGMRGVVSLASALSIPLLMNNGAAFPHRSLILFITFVVILVTLVFQGLTLPLVIKWTRIKEIDDFPPEGEQEAGIRLRLIQVSLKRLEEKFAKEVRENELVGFLKEQMESDRSIENQRLESLECDSIRKEELEFYNSILMDLYMVQRKELHLLRKENRYSDEEIRKQESQLDLDEAKIN
- a CDS encoding alpha/beta hydrolase family protein, with product MKRLLFILTAIFFADAVFAAKVDTLKVYSETMKKDITCLFISPQGAKKPKEKKHYPTVYLLHGYTGDAKRTLKLDIPDLKAQADALQMIIVLADGGYNSWYFDSPLNEKIRYESFITKELVQFTDKTYPTIADRTKRAIYGWSMGGHGALYLAIRHKELYGAAGSICGAVDFRAATKGYDIEKSLGDYAGHEKSWEEHTVNYNVNMLKNQELKLIIDCGLQDPLLEVNRALHQKLMALKIDHDYIERPGVHDNTYWSKASAFQLLFIHHYFSQS